One window of the Pseudarthrobacter sp. ATCC 49987 genome contains the following:
- the rplR gene encoding 50S ribosomal protein L18: MAIAINKKRTNKSKSAQRSRRQLRIRKRISGTAVRPRLVVNRSARHVFVQVVDDSKGLTVASASTLEADLRAFDGDKTAKAKRVGELVAERAKAAGIEAVVFDRGGNKYHGRIAAVADGAREGGLAL; the protein is encoded by the coding sequence ATGGCGATCGCAATTAACAAGAAGCGTACGAACAAGAGCAAGTCTGCCCAGCGCAGCCGCCGCCAGCTTCGTATCCGCAAGCGCATCTCCGGAACGGCTGTACGTCCTCGTCTGGTCGTCAACCGTTCCGCACGCCACGTATTCGTCCAGGTTGTCGATGACAGCAAGGGCCTGACCGTAGCGAGCGCCTCCACTCTGGAAGCCGACCTTCGTGCATTCGACGGTGACAAGACTGCCAAGGCCAAGCGCGTTGGCGAGCTCGTCGCCGAGCGTGCCAAGGCTGCCGGTATCGAAGCTGTTGTCTTCGACCGCGGTGGTAACAAGTACCACGGCCGGATCGCCGCCGTCGCTGACGGCGCACGTGAAGGTGGGCTGGCACTGTGA
- the rplD gene encoding 50S ribosomal protein L4, whose translation MTSTVKVDLPAEIFDVQTNVPLLHQVVVAQLAAARQGTHKTKTRAEVSGAGRKPFKQKGTGRARQGSIRAPHMTGGGVVHGPTPRDYSQRTPKKMIAAALRGALSDRARNGRIHVVAELVPGTKPSSSAALATLRGVSERKNLLVVIERANDVAALSVRNLTDVHVLYADQLNTYDVLVSDDVVFTKAAYEAFVASRAVAKNEEDAK comes from the coding sequence ATGACTAGCACTGTCAAGGTTGACCTGCCTGCAGAGATCTTCGACGTACAGACCAACGTGCCGCTGCTGCACCAGGTCGTCGTCGCCCAGCTCGCTGCTGCTCGCCAGGGTACCCACAAGACCAAGACCCGCGCCGAGGTTTCCGGTGCAGGTCGCAAGCCGTTCAAGCAGAAGGGCACCGGCCGCGCCCGTCAGGGTTCAATCCGTGCTCCTCACATGACCGGTGGTGGTGTTGTCCACGGCCCCACGCCGCGTGACTACAGCCAGCGCACCCCCAAGAAGATGATTGCTGCTGCACTGCGCGGCGCTCTCTCTGACCGCGCCCGTAACGGCCGCATCCACGTTGTCGCTGAACTGGTACCCGGCACCAAGCCGTCCTCCAGCGCCGCACTGGCAACACTGCGGGGTGTCTCCGAGCGCAAGAACCTGCTCGTCGTCATCGAGCGCGCCAACGATGTTGCTGCACTCTCCGTGCGCAACCTCACGGATGTTCACGTTCTGTACGCAGACCAGCTGAACACCTACGACGTTCTCGTTTCCGATGACGTTGTCTTCACCAAGGCTGCCTACGAAGCATTCGTTGCTTCCCGGGCAGTGGCAAAGAACGAGGAGGATGCCAAGTGA
- the rpsS gene encoding 30S ribosomal protein S19 — protein MPRSLKKGPFVDQHLFVKVARENEKGTKNVIKTWSRRSMIVPDMLGHTIAVHDGRKHIPVFVTESMVGHKLGEFAPTRTFRGHVKDDRKGKRR, from the coding sequence ATGCCACGCAGCCTGAAAAAAGGTCCTTTCGTTGACCAGCACCTCTTTGTAAAGGTAGCCAGGGAAAACGAAAAGGGCACCAAGAACGTCATCAAGACCTGGTCCCGCCGTTCGATGATCGTCCCCGACATGCTCGGCCACACGATCGCCGTACACGACGGACGCAAGCACATCCCCGTGTTTGTCACTGAGTCGATGGTCGGGCACAAGCTCGGCGAATTCGCTCCCACGCGGACATTCCGCGGCCATGTCAAGGACGACCGTAAGGGCAAGCGCCGCTAG
- the rpsJ gene encoding 30S ribosomal protein S10 — MAGQKIRIRLKSYDHEVIDSSARKIVETVTRAGATVVGPVPLPTEKNIYCVIRSPHKYKDSREHFEMRTHKRLIDIIDPTPKAVDSLMRLDLPADVNIEIKL; from the coding sequence ATGGCGGGACAAAAAATCCGCATCCGGCTGAAGTCATACGACCACGAGGTCATTGACTCTTCAGCACGGAAGATCGTTGAGACGGTCACGCGCGCAGGCGCCACGGTAGTTGGCCCTGTGCCGCTGCCGACGGAGAAGAATATCTACTGCGTCATCCGCTCTCCGCACAAGTACAAAGACAGCCGCGAGCACTTTGAAATGCGCACGCACAAGCGTCTTATCGACATCATCGATCCCACGCCCAAGGCTGTTGATTCGCTCATGCGTCTCGACCTGCCGGCCGACGTGAACATCGAAATCAAGCTGTAG
- the rplB gene encoding 50S ribosomal protein L2: protein MGIRKYKPTTPGRRGSSVADFTEITRSTPEKSLVRPLPKKGGRNNTGKITTRHKGGGHKRQYRLIDFRRHDKDGVNARVAEIEYDPNRTARIALLHYVDGTKRYIIAPNKLAQGDTVEAGADADIKPGNNLPLRNIPVGTVIHAVELRPGGGAKMGRSAGASIQLVAKEGRFAQLRLPSGEIRNVDVRCRATVGEVGNAEQSNINWGKAGRMRWKGVRPTVRGVAMNPVDHPHGGGEGKTSGGRHPVNPNGKREGRTRRPNKESDKLIVRRRRTGKNKR, encoded by the coding sequence ATGGGAATCCGTAAATATAAGCCGACTACCCCGGGCCGTCGCGGCTCGAGCGTAGCGGACTTCACTGAAATCACGCGGTCGACGCCGGAAAAGTCGTTGGTTCGTCCCCTCCCGAAAAAGGGTGGCCGTAACAACACCGGTAAGATCACGACCCGTCACAAGGGTGGTGGCCACAAGCGCCAGTACCGTCTGATCGACTTCCGTCGCCACGACAAAGACGGCGTCAACGCCCGCGTTGCCGAAATCGAGTACGATCCGAACCGCACGGCTCGCATCGCGCTCCTCCACTACGTTGATGGCACCAAGCGTTACATCATCGCCCCGAACAAGCTGGCCCAGGGTGACACGGTGGAGGCAGGTGCCGACGCTGATATCAAGCCCGGCAACAACCTTCCGCTGCGCAACATCCCGGTCGGTACCGTAATCCACGCAGTTGAACTGCGTCCGGGTGGCGGCGCCAAGATGGGCCGTTCCGCCGGCGCATCGATCCAGCTCGTTGCTAAGGAAGGCCGTTTCGCCCAGCTGCGTCTGCCTTCCGGTGAAATCCGCAACGTTGACGTGCGCTGCCGCGCAACCGTCGGCGAGGTCGGCAACGCCGAGCAGTCGAACATCAACTGGGGTAAGGCCGGCCGTATGCGCTGGAAGGGCGTTCGCCCGACCGTCCGTGGCGTCGCCATGAACCCGGTCGATCACCCCCACGGTGGTGGCGAGGGTAAGACGTCCGGTGGACGTCACCCCGTCAACCCGAACGGTAAGCGCGAAGGCCGCACCCGCCGTCCCAACAAAGAGAGCGACAAGCTTATTGTTCGTCGCCGTCGTACTGGCAAGAACAAGCGATAG
- the rplE gene encoding 50S ribosomal protein L5, translating to MTETLETPASKIVPRLKTKYADSIKSTLVEEFKYENVNQVPRLVKVVVNMGVGDAAKDSKLIDGAVRDLTLITGQKPQVTKARKSIAQFKLREGMPIGAHATLRGDRMWEFLDRLVTLALPRIRDFRGLSGKQFDGNGNYTFGLTEQVMFHEIDQDSIDRVRGMDITVVTTAKTDDEGRALLKALGFPFKTED from the coding sequence ATGACTGAGACTCTCGAGACTCCGGCAAGCAAGATCGTTCCTCGTCTGAAGACCAAGTACGCGGATTCCATCAAGAGCACGCTCGTTGAGGAATTCAAGTACGAGAACGTCAACCAGGTTCCCCGCCTGGTAAAGGTCGTTGTGAACATGGGTGTTGGAGATGCCGCCAAGGACTCCAAGCTGATCGACGGCGCTGTCCGCGATCTGACCCTGATCACCGGCCAGAAGCCGCAGGTAACCAAGGCCCGCAAGTCGATCGCACAGTTCAAGCTGCGCGAAGGCATGCCGATCGGTGCACACGCAACTCTGCGTGGGGACCGCATGTGGGAATTCCTGGACCGTCTGGTCACGCTGGCTCTGCCGCGTATCCGTGACTTCCGGGGCCTCAGCGGCAAGCAGTTCGACGGCAACGGCAACTACACCTTCGGTCTGACCGAGCAGGTTATGTTCCACGAGATCGACCAGGATTCCATCGACCGCGTTCGCGGCATGGACATCACCGTCGTGACCACTGCCAAGACCGACGACGAAGGCCGCGCGCTGCTCAAGGCGCTTGGCTTCCCGTTCAAGACCGAAGATTAA
- the rplN gene encoding 50S ribosomal protein L14 codes for MIQQESRLKVADNTGAKEILTIRVLGGSGRRYAGIGDVIVATVKDAIPGGNVKKGDVVKAVIVRTKKERRRADGSYIKFDENAAVILKADGDPRGTRIFGPVGRELRDKKFMKIVSLAPEVL; via the coding sequence GTGATTCAGCAGGAGTCGCGACTCAAGGTCGCCGACAACACGGGTGCTAAGGAAATCCTTACCATTCGCGTTCTCGGTGGATCTGGCCGTCGCTACGCAGGCATTGGCGACGTAATCGTCGCTACCGTCAAGGACGCAATTCCGGGCGGCAACGTAAAGAAGGGCGACGTCGTCAAGGCTGTCATCGTCCGTACCAAGAAGGAACGCCGCCGTGCGGATGGTTCCTATATCAAGTTTGACGAGAACGCAGCTGTGATCCTGAAGGCTGACGGTGACCCCCGCGGTACCCGCATCTTCGGACCGGTTGGTCGTGAACTTCGCGATAAGAAGTTCATGAAGATCGTTTCTCTGGCTCCGGAGGTGCTTTAG
- the rplP gene encoding 50S ribosomal protein L16, giving the protein MLIPRRVKHRKQHHPGRSGAATGGTKVSFGEWGIQALSPAYVTNRQIESARIAMTRHIKRGGKVWINIYPDRPLTKKPAETRMGSGKGSPEWWVSNVKPGRVLFEISGVDEETAREALRLAIHKLPLKARILRREGGE; this is encoded by the coding sequence ATGCTTATCCCACGTCGAGTCAAGCACCGTAAGCAGCACCACCCGGGTCGTTCCGGCGCTGCTACGGGCGGCACCAAGGTCTCCTTCGGTGAGTGGGGTATCCAGGCTCTGAGCCCGGCATACGTCACCAACCGTCAGATCGAGTCTGCCCGTATTGCGATGACCCGCCACATCAAGCGTGGCGGCAAGGTCTGGATCAACATCTATCCGGACCGTCCGCTGACGAAGAAGCCGGCCGAAACCCGCATGGGTTCCGGTAAGGGTTCTCCGGAATGGTGGGTCTCAAACGTCAAGCCGGGCCGGGTTCTCTTTGAGATCTCCGGTGTCGATGAAGAAACTGCCCGTGAGGCACTGCGCTTGGCGATCCACAAGCTCCCGTTGAAGGCACGCATTCTGCGTCGCGAAGGTGGTGAATAG
- the rplV gene encoding 50S ribosomal protein L22, with protein sequence MEAKAIARHIRVTPMKARRVVNLVRGKQANEALAILKFAPQAASEPVFKVVQSAISNARVLADRDGVAFDEGDLIISEAFVDEGPTMKRFQPRAQGRAFQIKKRTSHITVVVATPEKEEAR encoded by the coding sequence ATGGAAGCCAAGGCAATTGCGCGTCACATCCGCGTAACGCCTATGAAGGCCCGGCGCGTCGTCAACCTTGTTCGTGGTAAGCAAGCGAATGAGGCTCTGGCAATTCTGAAGTTTGCCCCGCAGGCAGCTTCAGAGCCGGTATTCAAGGTAGTTCAGTCGGCAATCTCCAACGCCCGGGTCCTCGCGGACCGCGACGGCGTGGCGTTTGACGAAGGTGACCTCATCATCAGCGAAGCGTTTGTTGATGAAGGCCCGACCATGAAGCGGTTCCAGCCGCGAGCCCAGGGTCGTGCATTTCAGATCAAGAAGCGCACGAGCCACATCACCGTGGTAGTCGCTACCCCGGAGAAAGAGGAGGCTCGCTAA
- the rpmC gene encoding 50S ribosomal protein L29, with the protein MSVGSKELASAQLDGFDNERLVEELRKAKEELFNLRFQSATGQLENHGRLRAVKKDIARIYTVLRERELGIRAEVAAPVVEAKEEKKSKKSAAKAEKAEKPAEAETEEDAK; encoded by the coding sequence ATGTCAGTAGGATCCAAGGAACTTGCATCCGCACAGCTGGACGGTTTCGACAACGAGCGACTCGTTGAAGAACTCCGTAAGGCCAAGGAAGAGCTGTTCAACCTGCGTTTCCAGTCCGCCACCGGTCAGCTGGAGAACCACGGTCGTCTGCGCGCGGTAAAGAAGGACATCGCCCGCATCTACACCGTTCTCCGTGAGCGCGAGCTGGGCATTCGTGCCGAGGTTGCCGCACCGGTTGTGGAAGCCAAGGAAGAAAAGAAGTCCAAGAAGTCCGCAGCCAAGGCTGAGAAGGCTGAAAAGCCGGCCGAGGCTGAGACCGAGGAGGACGCCAAGTGA
- the rpsE gene encoding 30S ribosomal protein S5 has translation MTEAVAAPATETAAPATTDGARGGARRGERGDRGQGQGRGDRGGRGGRDGGREAEKSQFVERVVTINRVSKVVKGGRRFSFTALVVVGDGNGMVGVGYGKAKEVPAAIAKGVEEAKKSFFRVPRIGSTIPHRVQGEAAAGVVMLRPASAGTGVIAGGPVRAVLECVGIHDILSKSLGSSNAINIVHATVDALKRLEEPAAVAARRGLPLDEIAPPAMVKALLNQKAGV, from the coding sequence GTGACTGAAGCTGTAGCTGCTCCGGCAACTGAGACCGCTGCGCCTGCTACCACCGACGGCGCCCGTGGTGGCGCCCGTCGTGGCGAGCGTGGCGACCGCGGCCAGGGCCAGGGTCGTGGAGACCGTGGTGGCCGTGGTGGCCGCGACGGTGGCCGCGAAGCCGAAAAGAGCCAGTTCGTAGAGCGCGTCGTAACCATCAACCGTGTTTCCAAGGTCGTCAAGGGTGGTCGTCGCTTCAGCTTCACCGCCCTCGTCGTCGTCGGTGACGGCAACGGTATGGTCGGCGTCGGCTACGGCAAGGCCAAGGAAGTTCCCGCCGCCATCGCGAAGGGCGTGGAAGAAGCCAAGAAGTCCTTCTTCCGCGTTCCCCGCATCGGCAGCACCATCCCGCACCGTGTCCAGGGTGAGGCCGCCGCAGGCGTCGTCATGCTGCGTCCGGCTTCCGCGGGTACCGGTGTTATCGCCGGCGGTCCGGTCCGTGCAGTACTGGAGTGCGTGGGCATCCACGACATCCTCTCCAAGTCGCTCGGATCTTCCAACGCCATCAACATCGTTCACGCGACCGTTGACGCGCTGAAGCGCCTCGAAGAGCCGGCAGCAGTGGCAGCACGCCGCGGCCTCCCGCTCGACGAGATCGCCCCGCCGGCAATGGTGAAGGCGCTCCTGAACCAGAAGGCAGGTGTCTGA
- the rpsH gene encoding 30S ribosomal protein S8 gives MTMTDPVADMLTRLRNANSAYHESVSMPYSKLKARVADILKAEGYIASWKEEDAEVGKKLTLELKFGPNRERSIAGVRRISKPGLRVYAKSTNLPHVLGGLGVAILSTSSGLLTDKQAGKKGVGGEVLAYVW, from the coding sequence ATGACAATGACAGATCCCGTCGCAGACATGCTTACGCGTCTGCGCAACGCAAACTCGGCATACCACGAATCCGTGTCTATGCCGTACAGCAAGCTCAAGGCACGCGTTGCCGACATCCTGAAGGCCGAAGGTTACATCGCCTCCTGGAAAGAAGAAGACGCTGAGGTTGGCAAGAAGCTGACCCTCGAGCTCAAGTTCGGTCCGAACCGCGAGCGTTCAATCGCTGGCGTTCGTCGTATTTCCAAGCCGGGACTGCGCGTATACGCAAAGTCCACCAACCTGCCGCACGTGCTCGGTGGCCTGGGTGTCGCAATCCTGTCCACCTCTTCCGGCCTCTTGACTGACAAGCAGGCCGGCAAGAAGGGCGTGGGCGGCGAAGTCCTCGCTTACGTCTGGTAA
- the rplF gene encoding 50S ribosomal protein L6 yields the protein MSRIGRLPITVPAGVEVKVDGSVVSVKGSKGELSHTVPSPIEVSLEDGTLTVARPNDERASRSLHGLTRTLIANMIQGVTAGYEKKLEIVGTGYRVQAKGSDLEFALGFSHPVNITAPNGITFAVETPTKLSVSGISKQQVGEVAANIRKLRKPDPYKGKGIRYAGEVIRRKVGKAGK from the coding sequence ATGTCACGTATTGGACGTCTCCCCATCACCGTTCCTGCCGGCGTTGAGGTCAAGGTTGACGGCTCTGTCGTCAGCGTCAAGGGTTCCAAAGGCGAGCTGAGCCACACTGTGCCCAGCCCGATCGAGGTTTCCCTGGAAGATGGCACCCTGACTGTCGCCCGCCCGAACGACGAGCGCGCCTCACGTTCGCTGCACGGCCTGACCCGCACCCTGATCGCCAACATGATCCAGGGTGTCACCGCAGGCTACGAGAAGAAGCTTGAAATCGTTGGTACTGGTTACCGCGTTCAGGCAAAGGGATCTGACCTGGAGTTCGCTCTGGGCTTCAGCCACCCGGTTAACATCACGGCACCGAACGGCATCACCTTTGCAGTAGAGACCCCGACCAAGCTCTCTGTTTCAGGTATCTCCAAGCAGCAGGTCGGCGAGGTTGCTGCCAACATTCGCAAGCTGCGGAAGCCGGACCCCTACAAGGGCAAGGGCATCCGTTACGCAGGCGAAGTCATCCGCCGCAAGGTCGGAAAGGCTGGTAAGTAA
- the rpmD gene encoding 50S ribosomal protein L30, with the protein MAKNVLVSDAQLEITQIKSAIGGKQNQRDTLRSLGLKRIGHTVVRTADAVTVGMLNTVPHLVKVEEAK; encoded by the coding sequence ATGGCTAAGAACGTGCTTGTCTCCGACGCACAGTTGGAGATCACTCAGATCAAGTCCGCCATTGGCGGCAAGCAGAACCAGCGCGACACCCTGCGGTCCCTCGGCCTGAAGCGGATCGGACACACCGTTGTCCGCACCGCCGACGCCGTGACCGTCGGAATGCTCAACACGGTTCCGCACCTGGTAAAGGTAGAGGAGGCGAAGTAA
- the rplO gene encoding 50S ribosomal protein L15, with protein sequence MAEKNTAEKAQVAAAEKQNALKVHHLRPAPGAKTAKTRVGRGEGSKGKTAGRGTKGTKARYQIKAGFAGGQLPLHMRLPKLRGFKNPFRVEYQVVNLDKLNELFPEGGAVTVENLVEKGAVRKNQPVKVLGTGDITVKVDVTVHAFSASAAEKIAAAGGSTTAL encoded by the coding sequence ATGGCAGAGAAGAACACCGCCGAAAAGGCACAGGTCGCCGCTGCTGAGAAGCAGAACGCACTGAAGGTTCACCACCTGCGTCCCGCCCCGGGTGCCAAAACCGCCAAGACCCGAGTTGGTCGTGGTGAAGGTTCCAAGGGTAAGACCGCAGGTCGCGGTACCAAGGGTACGAAGGCCCGCTACCAGATCAAGGCTGGCTTTGCCGGCGGCCAGCTGCCGCTGCACATGCGCCTGCCGAAGCTGCGCGGCTTCAAGAACCCGTTCCGGGTTGAGTACCAGGTTGTAAACCTGGACAAGCTCAACGAGCTGTTCCCGGAAGGTGGCGCAGTCACCGTGGAGAACCTGGTCGAAAAGGGTGCCGTTCGCAAGAACCAGCCCGTCAAGGTGCTGGGTACCGGCGACATCACCGTCAAGGTCGATGTCACCGTCCACGCATTCTCGGCCAGCGCCGCAGAAAAGATTGCAGCAGCAGGCGGAAGCACCACCGCCCTCTAA
- the rpsC gene encoding 30S ribosomal protein S3, which produces MGQKVNPHGFRLGITTDHVSHWFADSTKPGQRYKDFVREDIRIRQLMSTGMERAGIAKVEIERTRDRVRVDIHTARPGIVIGRRGAEADRIRGELEKLTGKQVQLNILEVKNPEMEAQLVAQGVAEQLTSRVAFRRAMKKAMQSAQRAGAKGIRIACSGRLGGAEMSRSEFYREGRVPLHTLRANIDYGFYEAKTTFGRIGVKVWIYKGDVTAKELAQQAAAAPSRGRGPSDRPGRPSGADRGDRRRRNDRPAEAAPAAAEAPAVEAATAAAPAVEGGQA; this is translated from the coding sequence GTGGGACAGAAAGTTAACCCGCACGGGTTCCGACTCGGCATCACCACCGATCACGTATCGCACTGGTTTGCTGACAGCACCAAGCCCGGCCAGCGGTACAAGGACTTCGTTCGCGAAGACATCCGGATCCGCCAGCTCATGTCCACGGGCATGGAGCGCGCCGGTATCGCCAAGGTTGAAATCGAGCGCACCCGCGACCGTGTCCGTGTGGATATCCACACGGCACGTCCGGGCATCGTCATCGGCCGCCGCGGCGCAGAAGCAGACCGCATCCGCGGCGAGCTCGAAAAGCTCACCGGTAAGCAGGTTCAGCTGAACATCCTCGAGGTCAAGAACCCCGAGATGGAAGCACAGCTTGTTGCCCAGGGCGTTGCTGAGCAGCTGACTTCCCGCGTGGCTTTCCGCCGTGCGATGAAGAAGGCCATGCAGTCCGCACAGCGTGCAGGTGCCAAGGGCATCCGTATCGCTTGCTCGGGTCGACTGGGCGGCGCAGAAATGTCCCGCTCGGAGTTCTACCGCGAAGGCCGTGTGCCCCTGCACACCCTCCGCGCGAACATCGACTACGGCTTCTACGAGGCCAAGACCACCTTCGGCCGCATCGGCGTGAAGGTCTGGATCTACAAGGGTGACGTCACCGCCAAGGAACTGGCTCAGCAGGCAGCTGCTGCACCGTCCCGCGGCCGTGGTCCCAGCGACCGCCCGGGCCGCCCGAGCGGCGCTGACCGTGGTGACCGCCGTCGTCGCAACGACCGCCCGGCCGAGGCTGCACCCGCTGCTGCCGAAGCTCCGGCTGTTGAAGCAGCTACCGCAGCCGCACCGGCAGTAGAAGGAGGACAGGCTTAA
- the rplW gene encoding 50S ribosomal protein L23 — MSAATIKDPRDVVLAPVVSEKSYGLIDEGKYTFLVDPRSNKTEIKLAVEKIFSVKVDSINTINRAGKRKRTKFGWGTRKNTKRAIVSLKEGTIDIFGGPLS, encoded by the coding sequence GTGAGTGCAGCCACCATCAAAGACCCGCGCGACGTCGTGCTTGCACCCGTCGTTTCGGAAAAGAGCTACGGCCTGATCGATGAGGGCAAGTACACCTTCCTGGTGGACCCCCGCTCGAACAAGACCGAGATCAAGCTGGCCGTGGAGAAAATCTTCTCCGTCAAGGTCGACTCGATCAACACCATCAACCGTGCCGGTAAGCGCAAGCGGACCAAATTCGGATGGGGTACCCGCAAGAACACCAAGCGTGCAATTGTGAGCCTCAAAGAAGGCACGATCGACATCTTCGGCGGTCCGCTCTCGTAG
- the rpsQ gene encoding 30S ribosomal protein S17: protein MSEKDENVTETVSGAATADERGYRKTKRGYVVSDKMEKTIVVQVEDRVKHALYGKVLRRNTKIKAHDEENSAGIGDLVLLAETRPLSATKRWRLVEILEKAK from the coding sequence GTGAGTGAAAAGGACGAGAACGTGACGGAAACTGTTTCCGGCGCAGCTACGGCTGACGAGCGCGGTTACCGTAAGACGAAGCGCGGCTATGTGGTCTCGGACAAGATGGAAAAGACCATCGTTGTCCAGGTCGAGGACCGTGTGAAGCACGCCCTCTATGGCAAGGTCCTTCGCCGCAACACGAAGATCAAGGCTCACGACGAAGAGAACAGCGCCGGCATCGGCGACCTCGTTCTCCTCGCCGAGACCCGCCCGCTCTCCGCTACCAAGCGGTGGCGTCTGGTGGAGATCCTCGAGAAGGCCAAGTAA
- the rplC gene encoding 50S ribosomal protein L3, with protein MTATRNVKGLLGTKLGMTQVWDENNKLIPVTVVQADSNVITQLRNADTDGYVAVQIGYGQIDPRKVTKPLAGHFEKAGVTPRRHVVELRTADADSYELGQELSVELFEAGQKIDVVGTTKGKGFAGVMKRHGFHGVGASHGAHKNHRKPGSIGGASTPSRVFKGMKMAGRMGAVRHTTLNLTVHAVDVEKSLLLIKGAVPGARGQVVLVRTAVKGA; from the coding sequence ATGACCGCAACCCGTAACGTAAAGGGCCTGCTGGGCACGAAGCTCGGCATGACCCAGGTCTGGGACGAGAACAACAAGCTCATCCCCGTCACTGTGGTCCAGGCTGACTCAAACGTCATCACGCAGCTGCGCAATGCAGACACTGATGGCTATGTCGCCGTTCAGATCGGCTACGGCCAGATCGATCCCCGCAAGGTCACCAAGCCGCTGGCTGGTCACTTTGAAAAGGCAGGCGTCACGCCTCGCCGCCACGTCGTAGAACTGCGCACTGCAGATGCTGACTCTTACGAGCTGGGCCAGGAGCTCTCCGTTGAGCTCTTCGAAGCCGGCCAGAAGATCGACGTCGTTGGCACCACCAAGGGTAAGGGCTTCGCCGGTGTTATGAAGCGTCACGGCTTCCACGGCGTTGGAGCTTCCCACGGTGCCCACAAGAACCACCGTAAGCCCGGTTCAATCGGTGGCGCATCCACCCCGAGCCGCGTCTTCAAGGGCATGAAAATGGCCGGCCGCATGGGCGCCGTTCGTCACACCACGCTGAACCTCACGGTCCACGCGGTTGACGTCGAGAAGTCGCTGCTCCTGATCAAGGGCGCCGTCCCCGGCGCCCGCGGCCAGGTCGTACTCGTACGCACCGCCGTGAAGGGAGCCTAG
- the rplX gene encoding 50S ribosomal protein L24, which produces MAKIKKGDLVQVITGAKAERGGDKGKQGKVLRVFPETNRVLVEGINRVTKHTKVGQSQRGTKTGGIEVVEASIHISNVALVDPSTKKPTRVGFRTETVERDGVKRDVRVRVAKSSGKDI; this is translated from the coding sequence ATGGCTAAGATCAAAAAGGGCGACCTGGTTCAGGTCATCACTGGCGCCAAGGCTGAGCGCGGCGGCGACAAGGGCAAGCAGGGCAAGGTTCTGCGCGTCTTCCCCGAGACCAACCGCGTGTTGGTCGAAGGCATTAACCGCGTAACCAAGCACACCAAGGTCGGTCAGTCGCAGCGCGGCACCAAGACCGGTGGCATCGAAGTCGTCGAGGCTTCGATCCACATCTCCAACGTGGCTCTGGTTGACCCGTCCACCAAGAAGCCCACCCGCGTCGGTTTCCGCACCGAGACCGTTGAGCGCGATGGCGTGAAGCGCGACGTGCGTGTCCGCGTGGCCAAGAGCTCAGGGAAGGACATCTAA